In the Thermodesulfovibrio yellowstonii DSM 11347 genome, one interval contains:
- a CDS encoding PEP/pyruvate-binding domain-containing protein, whose product MEMKQVIWRELEKISSIFSSYPGVLKNAVNLIEKLKHSTYSLTIAQEIENHYIKYAGFYLKNSHGYEATCTLINYLIQGFQQSDEKQAFLKAILKIIMKLLEEEEVVKNCSYRKIISDIFEYLNTIELYHYIPQLGVLKNIGKEIIKKEIKDSQLMNSFIKLYQKYIQTFYSLCLSIPSPDEYFKKFSIEGIDLIKPFCESLFKEIKTTVEEISKITDINRLLSLPSDKEIFNKFREIPKKLSDSGNSWLNLKVTAYYLLWIMENQQLREIHEFSLRELGRIIKNFLLQSQKLDIKKFLTFFDIVFSQFDKFFYIFPDAVMFSLEDIGDAVYKSNNKEILNSYIEHLILLGFHAPQFKGFYNNYTINVNRYHLINLKLWFNLISKNPVDSKDLISALCIYLFFGGIHVKDTDLFQREITKFLNSDISQIFYLVKPLLKKIPVYFNEINAEGHLRTVSTQVDEIFKRKDPLMHFIRKQIHVESSPLLVDVMEKIIEFWITGERKILVDYIPEEVLRELDFIDEHFKELQHLFERLLNSKEFGSIEKILSTSIDVIVNKIESYPVTDIIKTKAVLAIRLYQLLYAKYKTDCKEVESFLKEAFYHGLPDASFLIEVLSEHSLFKKVESTVTYLEILKNIIVSPEKYEAFEDITHKRHIVAGIPSVSGRYSERKFNALSVYLRLESLLNTLLDELEQSIDLSFITRATLFRIEKYLKLFGKILELNGISSQKYINTLSMLSVALEIRRFTFSQYMDIFRNFTESVSDIVNTYCTAPYKKWLKKIVIKISKNIKKTELEEFELINALSEKFLREMVVQYPGLSQLDRLISRIIKASYNQAEKLEYKDLDLLMTYDPKKILCDIYHPREEINDRIHLGNKGHNLIKLASKGISVPPGFILTTEVFRCKEAINNFEPVKEHLNKEIHSAIKRLEAFTKKTFGEASNPLLVSVRSGGAISMPGMMNSFLNVGINEKIIEGLIKQTGKPWFAWDSYRRFLQCWGMSFGLDRDEFDSIINEFKKKYKAELKIQFAPLQMKEVAIAYRDFILSKGIYIEEDPWKQLKIAISQVFNSWYSNKAKAYREILGISEDWGTAVVVQKMVFGNLDINAGSGVLFTRNPKESMDRLVLWGDYTTGAQGEDIVSGLVKTYPISIEQKIIEGRINEKSLEEAFPEIYESLIEIAERLIYKERWDHQEIEFTFEGRGKNDLYILQTREMSYAKRELMTVFIPTESLNENRLGTGIGVSGGATSGRIVFDVDDIKEFKQQDAQTPVILVRADTVPDDIVHIASADGILTARGGSTSHASIIATKLGKTCVVGFSKMTVYQSDKKCRIGKRILKKGDFISIDGRNGMVYLGKHLTQTIYLSSEYF is encoded by the coding sequence ATGGAAATGAAACAGGTCATCTGGAGAGAGCTTGAAAAAATAAGCAGTATTTTTTCTTCCTATCCTGGAGTTCTGAAAAATGCCGTAAATTTAATTGAAAAATTAAAGCATTCAACTTATTCTCTTACAATAGCACAGGAAATAGAAAATCATTATATAAAATACGCAGGCTTTTATTTAAAAAATTCTCATGGATATGAGGCAACTTGCACATTAATTAATTATTTAATTCAGGGTTTTCAACAAAGTGATGAAAAACAAGCATTTTTAAAGGCTATTTTGAAAATTATCATGAAACTTCTTGAAGAAGAAGAGGTGGTTAAAAACTGCTCTTACAGAAAAATTATTTCAGATATTTTTGAATATTTAAACACCATTGAACTCTACCATTATATCCCTCAACTTGGAGTTTTGAAAAATATAGGCAAAGAAATCATAAAAAAAGAAATCAAAGATTCTCAATTAATGAATTCCTTTATAAAACTTTATCAAAAGTATATTCAGACATTTTATTCATTGTGTCTGTCAATTCCTTCCCCTGATGAGTATTTTAAAAAATTCTCTATTGAAGGAATAGATTTAATAAAGCCATTCTGTGAGTCTTTATTTAAGGAAATTAAAACAACAGTTGAAGAAATTTCAAAAATTACTGACATTAATAGACTTCTTAGTCTTCCTTCTGATAAAGAAATTTTCAACAAATTCAGAGAAATTCCTAAAAAACTTTCAGATTCTGGTAATTCTTGGCTTAATCTGAAAGTTACAGCCTATTACTTACTATGGATAATGGAAAATCAACAGTTAAGAGAAATTCACGAGTTTTCTCTTAGAGAACTTGGAAGAATTATAAAAAATTTCTTACTACAGTCACAAAAACTTGATATTAAAAAATTTCTTACTTTTTTTGATATTGTTTTTTCTCAATTTGATAAATTTTTCTATATATTTCCCGATGCTGTAATGTTTTCACTTGAAGATATAGGCGATGCTGTTTATAAATCAAACAATAAAGAAATTCTAAATTCTTATATAGAACATCTGATATTACTCGGATTTCATGCCCCTCAATTTAAAGGCTTTTATAACAATTACACGATAAATGTTAATCGTTATCATTTAATTAATTTAAAATTATGGTTTAATTTAATTTCAAAAAATCCTGTAGACTCAAAAGACCTCATATCAGCCCTGTGTATTTATTTATTTTTTGGAGGTATTCATGTAAAGGATACAGATCTTTTCCAAAGAGAAATAACAAAATTTCTTAATTCAGATATCTCTCAGATATTTTATTTAGTCAAACCACTTTTAAAAAAAATTCCTGTTTATTTTAATGAAATAAATGCAGAAGGACACTTAAGAACAGTTTCTACACAGGTTGATGAAATTTTTAAAAGAAAAGATCCTCTTATGCATTTTATAAGAAAACAAATTCATGTAGAAAGCAGTCCTTTGCTGGTTGATGTAATGGAAAAAATAATAGAATTCTGGATTACAGGTGAAAGAAAAATTTTGGTAGACTATATTCCAGAAGAAGTTTTAAGAGAGCTTGATTTTATAGATGAGCATTTCAAGGAACTTCAGCATTTATTTGAAAGGCTTTTGAATTCAAAAGAATTTGGGTCTATAGAGAAAATTCTTTCAACTTCAATAGATGTAATAGTCAATAAAATAGAATCTTATCCTGTCACAGATATCATTAAAACTAAAGCAGTTTTAGCGATAAGGCTATATCAGCTACTTTATGCAAAATATAAAACAGACTGCAAAGAAGTTGAAAGTTTCTTAAAAGAAGCTTTTTATCATGGATTACCTGATGCGAGTTTTTTAATTGAAGTTTTATCAGAACATTCTTTATTCAAAAAAGTGGAATCTACTGTAACATATCTTGAAATCCTGAAAAATATTATAGTTTCACCTGAAAAATATGAAGCCTTTGAAGACATAACCCACAAAAGACATATAGTTGCAGGAATCCCTTCTGTATCAGGAAGATATAGCGAAAGAAAATTTAATGCTCTATCTGTTTATTTACGACTTGAAAGCTTGCTTAATACACTCCTTGATGAGCTTGAACAGTCTATAGACCTTAGCTTCATTACAAGAGCGACTCTTTTCAGAATAGAAAAATATCTTAAACTTTTCGGAAAAATTCTTGAACTTAATGGGATTTCTTCTCAAAAATACATTAATACTCTTTCAATGCTTTCCGTAGCTCTGGAGATAAGGAGATTCACATTTTCGCAATATATGGACATTTTTAGAAATTTTACAGAATCAGTAAGCGACATAGTCAATACTTACTGCACCGCGCCCTATAAAAAATGGCTTAAAAAAATAGTGATAAAAATTTCAAAAAATATTAAAAAAACTGAACTTGAAGAGTTTGAGCTAATAAATGCTCTTTCAGAAAAATTTTTAAGAGAAATGGTGGTCCAGTATCCTGGTTTAAGCCAGCTTGACAGACTTATCAGTAGAATTATAAAAGCTTCATACAATCAGGCAGAAAAACTTGAATACAAAGACCTTGACCTTTTAATGACTTATGACCCTAAAAAAATTCTGTGTGACATTTATCATCCGAGAGAAGAAATTAATGATAGAATTCATCTCGGCAACAAAGGACATAACTTAATTAAACTTGCATCTAAGGGAATCTCTGTGCCACCAGGATTTATTCTAACAACAGAAGTTTTCAGATGCAAGGAAGCAATAAATAATTTTGAACCCGTTAAAGAACATTTAAATAAAGAAATTCACTCAGCAATTAAAAGACTGGAGGCATTTACGAAAAAAACTTTTGGTGAAGCATCAAATCCATTATTGGTCTCTGTAAGAAGTGGTGGAGCAATATCAATGCCTGGAATGATGAACTCTTTCTTAAATGTTGGAATTAATGAAAAAATCATAGAAGGACTTATAAAGCAAACAGGTAAACCGTGGTTTGCCTGGGATAGTTATAGAAGATTTTTGCAGTGCTGGGGAATGTCTTTTGGATTGGATAGAGATGAATTTGACAGTATAATCAATGAGTTCAAGAAAAAATATAAAGCAGAACTTAAAATTCAATTTGCTCCTTTGCAGATGAAAGAAGTTGCCATAGCATATAGAGACTTTATTTTATCTAAGGGTATTTACATAGAGGAAGACCCATGGAAGCAGCTTAAAATAGCAATTTCTCAGGTTTTTAACTCATGGTATTCAAATAAGGCTAAAGCTTATAGAGAAATTCTTGGGATTTCTGAAGACTGGGGAACAGCTGTTGTAGTTCAAAAAATGGTATTTGGCAATCTTGATATAAACGCAGGCTCAGGTGTTTTGTTTACAAGAAATCCAAAAGAATCCATGGATAGACTTGTATTATGGGGAGATTATACTACAGGAGCTCAAGGTGAAGATATTGTTTCAGGACTGGTGAAAACTTATCCGATTTCAATAGAACAAAAAATAATTGAAGGAAGAATAAATGAAAAATCCCTTGAAGAAGCTTTCCCTGAAATTTATGAATCTTTAATAGAGATTGCGGAAAGACTGATTTATAAAGAAAGATGGGATCATCAGGAAATAGAGTTTACCTTTGAGGGAAGAGGTAAAAATGATTTATATATTCTTCAAACAAGAGAGATGAGTTATGCTAAAAGAGAGCTTATGACAGTGTTTATTCCGACAGAATCGCTGAATGAAAACAGACTTGGAACAGGGATAGGCGTAAGTGGTGGAGCAACATCTGGAAGAATTGTTTTTGATGTGGATGATATAAAAGAGTTTAAACAACAGGATGCGCAAACTCCTGTTATTCTTGTAAGAGCAGATACTGTTCCTGATGATATAGTGCATATTGCTTCTGCTGATGGAATACTTACAGCCAGAGGAGGTTCCACATCCCATGCGTCTATAATAGCTACAAAACTTGGCAAAACATGTGTGGTTGGTTTTTCAAAAATGACAGTATATCAGAGTGATAAAAAGTGTAGAATTGGCAAGAGAATACTTAAAAAGGGAGATTTTATAAGTATTGACGGTAGAAATGGTATGGTTTATCTTGGTAAACATTTAACACAAACCATTTATCTTTCATCTGAGTATTTTTAA
- the smpB gene encoding SsrA-binding protein SmpB gives MLCCKQSKSKMSIKIVCQNKKAYADYFIDETIEAGIVLTGTEVKSLRQGKANLKDSYVIIKDNEAWLLNCHISPYSHGNIFNHDPLRTRKLLLHKKEIERLRGKIQQQGYTLIPLKIYFKGPYVKVEIALARGRKKYEKRDIIKKKEAQREIERALKNK, from the coding sequence ATCCTCTGCTGTAAGCAGAGTAAATCAAAAATGTCCATAAAAATAGTCTGCCAGAATAAAAAAGCTTATGCTGATTACTTCATTGATGAAACAATTGAAGCAGGAATAGTTCTTACAGGAACAGAGGTAAAATCTCTAAGACAGGGCAAAGCAAATCTTAAAGACAGTTACGTCATAATTAAAGACAATGAGGCATGGCTCCTCAACTGTCACATAAGTCCTTACAGTCACGGAAATATTTTCAATCATGACCCTTTGAGAACAAGAAAACTGCTTTTACATAAAAAAGAAATAGAAAGATTGAGAGGCAAAATTCAGCAGCAGGGCTATACACTGATTCCGCTTAAGATATATTTCAAAGGACCATATGTAAAAGTTGAAATAGCTCTTGCAAGGGGTAGAAAGAAATACGAAAAAAGAGATATAATTAAAAAGAAAGAAGCTCAAAGAGAAATTGAGCGTGCCCTAAAAAACAAATGA
- a CDS encoding type I glyceraldehyde-3-phosphate dehydrogenase codes for MTESILGINGLGRIGKLTLWHHIGRKHFSQIVVNLGRKVGKSLQDVAFYIEHDSTYGRLHNYLYGYHSKSVIEKVDEANSIIVIDGVPVKILTENRNPKDIGWGKYGVRLVVDTTGKFLDPTLPSDLKEGSVRGHLESGAYKVLVSAPFKIKDKAKEIPDDAVTVIMGINEEMYESKKHLIISGASCTTTCLAHMMKPLLDYFGAERILSVSMATVHAVTASQQVLDRVPKTDAKDLRKIRSAMNNIILTSTGAAKTLALVLPEMKNIGFIAQSVRVPVVTGSLIILVVAFRDEESNIIDGDLINKIYQEAAEREKRGYLLFTDDQKVSTDIIGFFGPAAIIEGSETHTRTAMITLDISKMCNIGSPVTDKLQIPVTQAVIYGWYDNELGSYTNMLGDLTVKVSGDVY; via the coding sequence ATGACTGAATCTATTCTGGGTATTAATGGATTGGGACGAATTGGTAAACTTACCCTATGGCATCATATTGGTAGAAAGCATTTCTCTCAGATTGTTGTTAATCTTGGTAGAAAGGTTGGTAAATCATTGCAGGATGTGGCTTTCTATATTGAGCATGACTCTACATATGGCAGGCTTCATAACTATCTTTATGGCTATCATTCAAAATCAGTTATAGAAAAAGTAGATGAAGCAAATTCCATAATTGTTATTGATGGAGTTCCAGTAAAGATTCTTACAGAGAATAGAAATCCAAAGGATATAGGATGGGGGAAATACGGCGTAAGACTTGTGGTTGATACAACAGGAAAATTTCTTGATCCTACGCTGCCATCGGATTTAAAGGAAGGTTCTGTAAGAGGACATCTTGAGTCAGGAGCATATAAAGTATTGGTTAGCGCACCTTTTAAAATAAAAGATAAAGCTAAGGAAATTCCAGATGATGCAGTAACAGTAATAATGGGAATAAATGAAGAAATGTATGAAAGTAAAAAACATTTAATCATCTCAGGTGCTTCTTGTACAACAACATGCCTTGCCCATATGATGAAACCACTTCTTGACTATTTCGGTGCAGAAAGAATTCTCAGTGTTTCAATGGCAACAGTTCATGCAGTAACAGCATCTCAGCAGGTGCTTGATAGGGTACCTAAAACTGATGCAAAGGATTTAAGAAAAATACGTTCTGCTATGAACAACATAATACTTACAAGCACTGGTGCAGCAAAAACGCTTGCACTTGTTTTACCTGAGATGAAAAATATTGGTTTTATAGCTCAATCAGTGAGAGTTCCTGTTGTGACAGGTTCATTGATAATACTCGTTGTAGCTTTTAGAGATGAAGAAAGCAATATTATTGATGGAGACCTGATAAATAAAATCTATCAGGAGGCTGCTGAAAGAGAAAAAAGAGGATATCTGCTTTTCACTGATGATCAGAAAGTATCCACGGACATAATTGGATTTTTCGGACCAGCAGCAATAATTGAAGGTAGCGAAACACACACAAGAACCGCCATGATTACACTTGATATATCAAAAATGTGTAACATTGGCTCACCTGTTACTGATAAATTACAAATTCCTGTAACCCAGGCAGTGATATATGGCTGGTATGACAATGAACTTGGTAGTTATACAAACATGCTTGGGGACTTAACAGTAAAAGTTTCTGGAGATGTTTATTAG
- the purF gene encoding amidophosphoribosyltransferase, whose protein sequence is MNNDNLFHNIHEECGVFGIFGHPEAANLTYLGLYALQHRGQEGAGICSSDGTKLFLEKSLGLVADIFNEKVIKKLPGHIAIGHNRYSTTGSSTIENVQPLMATYSLGSIAIAHNGNLIDIDPLKQRLERDGAIFQSTSDSEIILHLIARAKSGEPRERIANAVRQISGAFSLLLMTETELIAIRDPYGIRPLALGQIKDSYVVASETCAFDLIGANYIRDINPGEMLIINENGLNSIKIFNSVKPAHCVFEFIYFARPDSYIFDHICVNTVRKELGRQLAREHAVEADLVIPVPDSGVPAALGYAEESGIPFEFGLIRNHYVGRTFIEPKQSIRHFGVKVKLNPVRDALRGKRVIVIDDSIVRGTTSKKIVKMLRELGGAKEVHMRISSPPTIGPCFYGIDTPTRQELIASSHKIEEIRKYTTADSLGYLSIEGLRKVIPNSDIYCMACFNCKYPIEFQSKKVSQLELFE, encoded by the coding sequence ATGAATAACGATAACCTTTTTCACAATATCCATGAAGAATGTGGTGTATTTGGCATCTTTGGACATCCTGAAGCTGCCAATTTAACTTATCTTGGACTCTATGCGCTTCAGCACAGAGGACAAGAAGGAGCTGGCATATGCTCTTCTGATGGAACGAAGCTTTTTCTTGAAAAATCCTTAGGACTTGTTGCGGATATTTTTAATGAGAAGGTTATAAAAAAACTACCTGGACACATTGCAATAGGTCACAATAGATACTCTACAACAGGTTCAAGCACTATAGAAAATGTTCAGCCGCTAATGGCTACATATAGTCTTGGAAGTATTGCAATTGCCCATAATGGAAATTTGATTGATATTGACCCTCTGAAACAAAGGCTTGAACGAGACGGAGCTATATTCCAGAGCACATCTGATAGCGAGATAATTCTTCATCTTATTGCACGAGCTAAAAGCGGTGAGCCAAGAGAAAGGATTGCAAATGCAGTAAGACAAATATCAGGAGCTTTTTCCCTTTTGCTCATGACTGAAACAGAATTAATTGCTATTAGAGATCCTTATGGAATTAGACCTTTAGCCTTAGGGCAAATTAAAGATTCTTATGTGGTTGCTTCTGAAACTTGTGCTTTTGATTTAATTGGAGCAAATTATATAAGAGACATTAATCCAGGGGAGATGCTGATAATCAATGAAAATGGATTAAACTCAATCAAGATATTTAATTCTGTTAAACCAGCTCACTGTGTTTTTGAATTTATATATTTTGCCAGACCAGATAGTTATATTTTTGATCATATATGTGTAAACACAGTAAGAAAAGAACTTGGTAGGCAGCTTGCAAGAGAACATGCGGTTGAAGCTGATCTGGTTATTCCTGTTCCTGATTCAGGTGTACCGGCAGCTTTGGGATATGCTGAAGAAAGCGGAATTCCCTTTGAGTTTGGATTAATAAGAAATCACTATGTTGGAAGAACATTCATAGAGCCAAAACAAAGCATTAGACATTTTGGAGTTAAAGTAAAACTTAATCCAGTGAGAGATGCTTTGAGGGGTAAGAGAGTTATAGTTATAGATGACTCAATTGTTAGAGGAACAACTTCAAAAAAAATAGTAAAAATGCTTAGAGAACTTGGGGGTGCGAAAGAAGTTCATATGAGAATTAGCTCTCCTCCTACAATAGGTCCTTGTTTTTACGGAATAGATACTCCAACAAGACAGGAACTGATAGCTTCATCTCATAAAATTGAAGAAATAAGAAAATACACAACAGCGGACTCTCTTGGTTATCTAAGTATTGAAGGATTAAGAAAGGTAATTCCTAATTCTGATATTTACTGCATGGCCTGTTTTAACTGCAAATATCCAATTGAGTTCCAATCTAAAAAAGTCAGTCAACTGGAGCTTTTTGAATGA
- a CDS encoding aminopeptidase, protein MNLEPLENIFRINLKVKSHEKVLLFTDLIRCDETLSGYEKDRRKALRDIALKLKDIGNNFCKKIVYFEYPATGSHGIEPPKELWNLAFGKKIIDKLNDKGLFNKLILKKISKRELSEVKRVIRQHKADAVNAVIALSNFSTSHTNFRDLLTKCCGTRYASMPLFDPSMLDGAMKADWKEVHKRSEEIKKFLDRVKKIRIETPNGTNITFEKGNRKVHVDSGILTRKGSFGNLPAGEVFLAPIENTAEGTLVVEWAPTRKLESPLIMSVKKGKVASIEGTEPYKEELEKKLNEREENKNIAELGIGTNDKASKPDNILESEKILGTVHIALGDNSSFGGKVRTPFHQDFIFFEPTVFGLTDKNEEIKILEKGILLI, encoded by the coding sequence ATGAATCTTGAACCTCTTGAAAATATATTCAGGATAAATTTAAAAGTGAAATCCCATGAAAAAGTTCTTCTGTTTACAGACCTGATAAGATGCGATGAAACTCTTTCCGGATATGAAAAAGATAGAAGAAAAGCTCTCAGGGATATTGCTCTAAAGTTGAAAGATATAGGGAACAATTTCTGCAAAAAAATAGTTTATTTTGAGTATCCAGCCACAGGCTCTCATGGAATTGAACCGCCTAAAGAGTTGTGGAATCTTGCTTTTGGAAAGAAAATTATAGATAAACTTAATGATAAAGGGCTTTTTAATAAACTGATTTTAAAGAAGATATCAAAAAGGGAACTTTCTGAAGTTAAAAGAGTTATAAGGCAACATAAAGCCGATGCTGTAAATGCTGTAATCGCACTTTCTAATTTTTCCACAAGCCATACAAACTTTAGAGACCTTTTAACAAAATGTTGCGGAACAAGATATGCAAGCATGCCTCTTTTTGACCCTTCAATGCTTGATGGTGCTATGAAAGCAGACTGGAAAGAAGTTCATAAAAGATCTGAAGAAATAAAGAAATTTCTTGACAGAGTAAAAAAAATAAGGATAGAAACTCCGAATGGAACGAATATAACCTTTGAAAAAGGAAATAGAAAAGTTCATGTGGATTCAGGAATTTTAACCCGTAAAGGCTCTTTTGGTAACCTCCCTGCAGGAGAGGTATTTCTTGCACCAATTGAAAATACTGCTGAAGGGACACTTGTAGTAGAGTGGGCACCAACAAGAAAACTTGAAAGCCCTTTGATTATGAGTGTGAAAAAGGGAAAAGTTGCTTCCATTGAAGGAACAGAGCCTTATAAAGAAGAGCTTGAAAAGAAACTTAATGAGAGAGAAGAAAATAAAAATATTGCCGAACTGGGAATAGGTACAAATGATAAAGCAAGCAAGCCAGACAACATACTTGAATCAGAAAAAATACTCGGCACAGTTCATATCGCTTTGGGTGATAATTCTTCTTTTGGAGGAAAAGTGAGAACTCCATTTCATCAGGATTTTATTTTCTTTGAACCAACAGTTTTTGGGCTCACTGATAAAAATGAAGAGATAAAAATTCTTGAAAAAGGTATTCTTCTGATATAA
- a CDS encoding DEAD/DEAH box helicase, which translates to MIEIKTYKTKDLVLEVSKSYDPIKLDLSRWDRFIDVLCGDRQYQKEAIENAIVYLASGRYKSIEDLVEENWEKNPELHTRYRSLDEYFHHIQLPHKLSATIDLATGTGKSYVIYGIAQIMLGLGLVDKVLVLCPSLTIEKGLMEKFISLSGDSKLKQTLPPDAVYKNPRIIDANSTIKDGDICIENIHAVYEKTGSSIKDSLIGNGERVLILNDEVHHAYNKVTGRDKESQSIKKWKDFLLNPDYNFKYMLGFTGTAYVEDEYFNDVIYRYSLRQAVDDKVVKMVDYVSKDESIDQYEKFQKIYDNHVENQNKYRRIKPLTILITKDITNAKRLTENLKEFLSKKEGLPMEEIEKKVLIVTSAQEHKANVARLKDVDDKEDPIEWIVSVSMLTEGWDVKNVFQIVPWEDRAFNSKLLIAQVLGRGLRVPPEYQSPQPRVKVFNHDAWSRNIKGLVDEILEIEMKLVSSVLKEGERAKYNFTLYNINYDKEPQEKEAKKETEVFDYTKGYIELISQVEDIEKGTEYASLAGEVYSKNTLIEYNTYTVDEIVNKIYEEFKTRDWEGRILQLLDGEYTKNNLPPKDIIKSIIRKSMDRRGIKGDRLVEKNRQRILQAFGTLLRKKGKTVVNVRKVSEPIPINTDSMDRESLAVGNLRHGATVFYTDNFENEISGEVKDILIEVKKDESLPKSAEKEINQFLFKTPLDLVLTKGEPERKFVEQLVKRENAEKIDAWIKSRDQGFYSIEYSWRKGEHPQKNQFFNPDFFIKIKKEDTEHIIVVEVKTDGDDSIENKAKLRWAKQHFSDLNKELENADIRQKYIFHFLSPISYEEFFQYLRDGRLIAGMFRSDIEDKLERNGQNE; encoded by the coding sequence ATGATTGAGATAAAGACATACAAGACTAAAGACCTTGTATTAGAAGTAAGCAAATCCTATGACCCAATAAAACTTGACCTTTCAAGATGGGATAGGTTTATTGATGTGCTTTGCGGTGATAGGCAGTATCAAAAAGAGGCTATTGAGAATGCAATTGTATATCTTGCATCGGGTAGGTATAAATCAATTGAGGACTTAGTGGAAGAAAACTGGGAAAAAAATCCTGAGCTACATACGAGATATAGAAGCCTTGATGAATATTTTCATCACATTCAATTGCCTCACAAACTTTCAGCAACCATAGACCTTGCCACAGGCACAGGAAAGAGTTATGTAATCTACGGTATTGCTCAGATAATGCTTGGATTAGGACTTGTTGATAAGGTGCTTGTTCTGTGTCCATCACTTACTATTGAAAAGGGCTTAATGGAAAAATTTATCTCATTGAGTGGTGATAGCAAACTCAAACAGACACTTCCACCTGATGCAGTATATAAAAATCCCCGTATAATTGATGCAAATAGCACAATCAAAGATGGTGACATCTGCATTGAAAATATCCATGCTGTTTATGAAAAGACAGGCTCATCAATAAAGGATAGCTTGATAGGTAATGGTGAGAGAGTGCTGATTTTAAACGATGAGGTGCATCATGCTTATAACAAAGTAACAGGAAGGGATAAAGAGAGTCAATCAATAAAAAAGTGGAAAGATTTTCTCTTAAATCCTGATTATAACTTTAAATACATGCTTGGTTTTACAGGCACAGCCTATGTTGAAGATGAATATTTTAACGATGTTATCTATAGATACTCTTTAAGGCAAGCAGTTGATGATAAGGTAGTAAAGATGGTTGATTATGTAAGTAAAGACGAAAGTATTGACCAGTATGAAAAATTTCAAAAAATATATGACAATCACGTAGAAAATCAGAATAAATATAGAAGAATTAAACCTCTTACCATCCTCATTACAAAGGATATAACTAATGCAAAAAGGCTCACAGAAAATCTTAAAGAGTTCTTATCTAAAAAAGAAGGTCTTCCTATGGAAGAAATAGAAAAAAAGGTTTTAATAGTAACCTCTGCTCAGGAACACAAGGCAAATGTAGCAAGACTTAAAGATGTAGATGACAAAGAAGACCCTATTGAATGGATTGTATCTGTATCAATGCTTACGGAGGGCTGGGATGTAAAAAATGTCTTTCAGATTGTTCCATGGGAAGATAGGGCATTTAATTCAAAACTTCTTATTGCACAAGTTTTAGGAAGAGGGCTTAGAGTGCCTCCAGAATATCAATCCCCTCAACCAAGGGTAAAGGTTTTTAACCACGATGCATGGAGTAGAAATATAAAAGGACTTGTGGATGAGATTCTTGAAATAGAGATGAAGCTTGTAAGCTCTGTTTTAAAAGAAGGAGAGAGGGCAAAATATAACTTTACCCTTTATAACATTAATTATGATAAAGAGCCTCAGGAAAAGGAAGCTAAAAAGGAGACCGAAGTTTTTGATTATACAAAGGGATATATTGAACTCATATCCCAGGTAGAAGATATTGAAAAAGGCACTGAATATGCAAGTCTTGCCGGTGAGGTTTATTCTAAAAACACTCTAATTGAATATAACACTTATACAGTAGATGAAATTGTAAACAAGATTTATGAAGAATTCAAAACAAGGGATTGGGAAGGCAGAATCCTCCAGCTACTTGATGGTGAATATACCAAAAATAATCTTCCACCTAAGGATATTATAAAAAGCATCATAAGAAAATCTATGGATAGAAGGGGGATTAAAGGCGATAGGCTTGTTGAAAAGAATAGACAAAGGATACTTCAGGCATTTGGAACATTACTAAGGAAAAAAGGGAAAACCGTAGTTAATGTTAGAAAGGTTAGTGAGCCGATACCAATTAATACAGATAGTATGGACAGAGAGTCTCTTGCTGTAGGTAATTTAAGACACGGAGCAACAGTTTTTTACACAGATAATTTTGAAAATGAAATTAGTGGTGAGGTAAAAGATATTCTTATAGAAGTTAAGAAAGATGAGAGTCTTCCTAAGAGTGCTGAAAAAGAGATTAATCAATTCTTGTTCAAGACGCCTCTTGATCTTGTATTAACCAAAGGGGAGCCTGAGAGAAAGTTTGTTGAACAATTGGTCAAACGAGAAAATGCTGAAAAGATTGATGCTTGGATAAAATCGCGAGACCAGGGTTTTTACAGTATTGAATACTCATGGCGTAAAGGAGAACATCCTCAGAAGAATCAGTTTTTTAATCCAGACTTTTTTATAAAAATTAAAAAGGAAGACACAGAACATATTATTGTTGTTGAAGTTAAAACAGATGGTGATGATTCCATTGAAAATAAGGCAAAACTTAGATGGGCAAAACAGCACTTCTCAGATTTGAACAAAGAGTTAGAGAATGCAGATATTAGGCAAAAGTATATATTTCATTTTTTAAGTCCCATTAGTTATGAAGAATTTTTCCAGTATTTAAGAGATGGAAGACTGATTGCAGGAATGTTCAGGAGTGATATTGAAGATAAACTTGAAAGGAATGGACAGAATGAATAG